One window of the Mixophyes fleayi isolate aMixFle1 chromosome 6, aMixFle1.hap1, whole genome shotgun sequence genome contains the following:
- the MARVELD1 gene encoding MARVEL domain-containing protein 1 codes for MSAIVTRSSLSANKDFLRSFPGVVRILQLVSGAALWITIASNYYSGAVHFALFVAVFFWLVTLLFYFLTLLDKQDLVPVFGGERWLLTNLIYDAVATASHVAAAIVMIQKTDSYSYCNIESYKLPCLFKTYMVASVFACLCCLFYLLTTLCFLFKKCKGNTSVI; via the coding sequence ATGTCCGCAATAGTTACCAGGAGTTCGCTTAGTGCCAACAAGGATTTCCTGCGAAGTTTCCCTGGAGTTGTGAGAATTCTGCAACTGGTGAGTGGAGCTGCTCTTTGGATCACTATCGCCTCCAACTATTACAGCGGTGCCGTCCACTTTGCCCTGTTCGTGGCCGTGTTTTTCTGGCTGGTCACCCTTCTTTTCTATTTCCTCACCCTGCTGGACAAACAAGACCTGGTGCCAGTCTTCGGGGGCGAACGCTGGCTGCTCACCAACCTTATTTATGATGCTGTGGCCACCGCTTCGCACGTCGCAGCCGCGATCGTTATGATCCAGAAGACAGACAGCTATTCCTACTGCAACATAGAATCCTACAAGCTACCTTGTCTCTTCAAGACCTACATGGTGGCCTCGGTGTTTGCATGTCTGTGCTGTCTATTCTACCTGCTCACCACCCTCTGCTTCTTATtcaagaaatgcaaaggaaataCTAGTGTTATTTAA